In Choloepus didactylus isolate mChoDid1 chromosome 18, mChoDid1.pri, whole genome shotgun sequence, a single genomic region encodes these proteins:
- the ZNF750 gene encoding zinc finger protein 750 yields MSLLKERKPKKPHYIPRPPGKPFKYKCFQCPFTCNEKSHLFNHMKYGLCKNSITLVSEQDRVLKCPKSSPSDPKQTSQADCTAKPASSKATTNGPTNCDAKLRRSFPKEGAEEGSVPGAPASRAVTPTLHKETPPRSPDPVPCGMQPALDGSARPSAFVPVGEHRLKAPEGTEGPDAPAFPSPPARAASFHTKSAFHTPGYPWKASSAFLPPEPPHKLPPTKGFGPISPYTQPMLPEYPPHFYTEHGLTALYAPYLLAGNAPECDTPVLSVYGTQDQRHFLPQPGPLPKHMNPPPSAYDHYRFFQPYHPNLPIPYGFYRPESAFSSYGLKLPHLAAGITRDPSSHLLEEATLVYPALSPSKLNPLTSHKKHPELESESPISQAKDTPKDGQEEAEGAKMSPRAGSAATGSPGRPSPTNFTQTSQTCEGLCDLSRKPAASPLGRRDQPQHSLPVRKTAACPSPQDPAGRAESPQSSRRDAVDRDPSAHTGSTPLDAEVTQSRPEDEPGMAPLNLSKRPGAKPATREPADDSPAHGEAQDFSEPQELPLNLSVKDPCKAPAPGAPFPSPPRGTEPTAGQQTQATWYRAVPGDAEPIATGLHSGDPPLAPSPGKAQDARAAEASDEQKQTAAVALCQLAAYSPGQAQADGEEHQAPEPTLQPKGPTPKPKGQKRTNQKESGKPQQGAKKLRPSDTARVFTLRKRTRCLNA; encoded by the exons ATGAGTCTCCTCAAAGAACGGAAGCCGAAAAAGCCGCACTACATCccccggcctccagggaagcccttcAAGTACAAGTGCTTCCAGTGCCCCTTCACCTGCAACGAGAAGTCTCACCTTTTCAACCACATGAAGTATGGGCTCTGTAAGAACTCCATCACCTTAGTGTCGGAGCAAGATCGAGTCCTCAAATGCCCTAAATCCAGCCCTTCGGATCCCAAACAAACAAGCCAGGCCGACTGCACAGCCAAGCCAGCTTCCTCCAAGGCTACCACGAACGGACCCACAAACTGTGATGCGAAGCTTCGGCGCAGCTTCCCCAAGGAGGGTGCCGAGGAGGGTTCGGTCCCGGGGGCACCTGCATCCCGCGCAGTGACGCCCACCCTCCATAAGGAGACGCCTCCGCGGAGCCCAGACCCAGTCCCCTGCGGCATGCAGCCAGCTCTGGACGGCAGCGCCCGGCCATCGGCCTTTGTCCCTGTCGGAGAGCACAGACTCAAAGCACCGGAGGGCACCGAGGGCCCCGACGCACCGGCCTTCCCGAGCCCCCCGGCCAGGGCCGCCTCCTTCCACACCAAGTCTGCCTTCCACACACCCGGCTACCCGTGGAAAGCCAGCTCGGCCTTCCTCCCGCCCGAGCCCCCACACAAACTGCCCCCGACCAAGGGCTTCGGGCCCATCTCCCCTTACACGCAGCCCATGCTCCCCGAGTACCCACCTCACTTCTACACCGAGCACGGCCTGACGGCCCTCTATGCACCCTACCTGCTCGCGGGCAATGCGCCCGAGTGCGACACCCCCGTGCTGTCCGTCTACGGCACCCAAGACCAACGGCACTTCCTCCCCCAGCCCGGGCCCCTCCCGAAGCACATGAACCCACCTCCGTCAGCCTACGACCACTACCGATTCTTCCAGCCGTACCACCCTAACCTGCCGATTCCCTACGGCTTCTACAGACCGGAGTCTGCATTCTCCTCCTACGGCCTCAAGCTCCCACACCTGGCTGCTGGCATCACACGGGACCCCAGCTCACACCTGCTAGAAGAAGCCACCCTCGTCTACCCAGCCCTGAGCCCGTCCAAGTTAAACCCTCTCACCTCCCACAAGAAACACCCCGAGTTGGAAAGTGAAAGCCCGATTTCCCAAGCTAAAGACACCCCCAAAGACGGGCAGGAGGAGGCAGAAGGGGCCAAGATGAGCCCCCGGGCGGGCAGCGCAGCCACGGGCTCCCCAGGGAGGCCGAGTCCCACCAACTTCACGCAGACCAGCCAGACATGCGAGGGGCTGTGTGACCTCTCGCGGAAGCCGGCTGCCAGCCCCCTGGGGAGGCGCGACCAGCCCCAACACAGCCTCCCGGTGAGGAAGACGGCAGCCTGCCCGAGCCCCCAGGACCCAGCTGGCAGGGCCGAGTCCCCGCAGAG CTCTCGCCGCGATGCTGTGGATCGAGACCCTTCTGCTCACACAGGAAGCACCCCTCTCGACGCCGAGGTCACACAGTCCAGACCAGAGGACGAGCCGGGGATGGCCCCACTGAACCTTTCCAAAAGGCCGGGGGCCAAGCCAGCTACTCGCGAGCCTGCGGATGACAGCCCAGCCCACGGGGAGGCCCAGGACTTCTCGGAGCCACAGGAGCTGCCTCTCAACCTCTCGGTGAAGGACCCCTGCAAGGCGCCCGCCCCAGGAgctcctttccccagcccccctCGAGGCACAGAGCCCACCGCTGGGCAGCAGACCCAGGCCACATGGTACCGAGCCGTGCCGGGGGACGCCGAGCCAATCGCCACGGGTCTCCACTCCGGCGACCCGCCATTGGCACCCTCCCCGGGGAAGGCCCAGGATGCGCGGGCAGCCGAGGCCAGCGACGAGCAGAAGCAGACAGCGGCTGTGGCCCTCTGCCAGCTGGCAGCCTACAGCCCTGGGCAGGCCCAAGCAGATGGCGAGGAGCACCAGGCCCCGGAGCCCACCCTCCAACCCAAGGGGCCCACTCCCAAACCCAAAGGACAAAAGAGGACAAATCAAAAGGAGTCAGGAAAACCCCAGCAGGGAGCTAAAAAACTGAGACCCAGTGACACGGCCAGAGTGTTCACTCTAAGAAAAAGAACTCGGTGTCTCAATGCCTGA